In one window of Desulfovibrio sp. UIB00 DNA:
- a CDS encoding glycoside hydrolase family 3 protein — translation MSDTVNRGKSPLVRRCSASQSFFAAARKGGAALCLLAFALALCFSPLLSAEASAAQAAPAKTNTGSVAPSLDVMIGSMLMLGFRGADLPQGDAFLAHVRAGHVGHIILFDRDVTTGGERNIISPQQVRRLTASLRAASPCPMFIAVDQEGGRVRRLKPQRGFADLPSAQSMGAASPEKTRAIARQLGVELASLGISVDLAPVADVNSNPANPAIGALERSFSPNPALVAAHALAFGQGLAQSGIIPALKHFPGQGGAQKDSHLGLTDITRSWNAKADLAPYAQAFAQGWPGMVMLGHLYHKGLDPQYPATLSRAVVADLLRGRMGWQGVIISDDMQMKAITDHYGMEQAMLLAVNAGVDILLFGNNLYWDETLPSKAFETLRGLVESGRISRQRIMESWLRITNLYASRATAARAAADGSSALYPWTR, via the coding sequence GTGTCTGATACTGTAAACAGGGGCAAATCCCCCTTGGTGAGGCGCTGTTCCGCCAGCCAGAGTTTTTTTGCTGCCGCGCGTAAGGGCGGGGCTGCACTTTGTCTGCTTGCATTTGCTCTGGCCCTCTGTTTTTCGCCCCTGCTGAGCGCCGAAGCCTCGGCTGCGCAGGCCGCGCCCGCTAAAACAAATACGGGCAGTGTCGCGCCATCGCTGGATGTCATGATCGGCTCCATGCTCATGCTGGGTTTTCGCGGAGCGGATCTGCCCCAGGGCGATGCCTTTCTTGCCCATGTGCGCGCCGGGCATGTGGGACATATTATCCTGTTTGACCGGGATGTTACCACAGGCGGCGAACGCAATATCATTTCGCCCCAGCAGGTGCGGCGGCTCACAGCCTCGCTGCGGGCCGCGTCCCCCTGTCCCATGTTCATAGCTGTTGACCAGGAGGGCGGACGGGTGCGGCGGCTCAAGCCGCAACGCGGTTTTGCCGATCTGCCTTCCGCCCAGAGCATGGGCGCGGCCAGCCCGGAGAAAACCCGCGCCATTGCCCGGCAACTGGGCGTGGAACTGGCCTCGCTGGGAATTTCTGTTGATCTGGCCCCGGTGGCGGATGTGAACAGCAACCCCGCCAACCCGGCCATTGGCGCGCTGGAGCGCAGCTTCAGCCCCAATCCGGCCCTTGTGGCTGCGCACGCTCTGGCCTTTGGGCAGGGGCTGGCGCAGAGCGGCATCATCCCCGCGCTCAAGCATTTTCCCGGTCAGGGCGGCGCGCAGAAGGATTCGCATCTGGGGCTGACGGATATCACCCGCAGCTGGAATGCCAAGGCCGACCTTGCGCCCTATGCGCAGGCTTTTGCACAGGGCTGGCCCGGTATGGTGATGCTTGGGCATCTGTACCACAAGGGGCTTGATCCGCAGTATCCTGCCACGCTTTCCCGCGCTGTTGTTGCCGACCTGTTGCGCGGGCGCATGGGCTGGCAGGGCGTGATCATCAGCGACGACATGCAGATGAAGGCCATTACCGACCATTACGGCATGGAGCAGGCAATGCTGCTGGCGGTTAACGCCGGGGTGGACATTCTGCTGTTCGGCAATAACTTGTATTGGGACGAAACCCTGCCCAGCAAGGCTTTTGAGACCTTGCGAGGGCTTGTGGAAAGCGGGCGCATTTCGCGCCAGCGGATCATGGAATCATGGCTGCGCATCACTAACCTGTACGCAAGCCGCGCCACTGCCGCCAGGGCCGCCGCCGATGGATCATCGGCGCTCTATCCCTGGACCAGATAA
- a CDS encoding competence/damage-inducible protein A, translated as MKAEIISVGTELLLGHTVNTDATHVARELSALGMDLLQVHTVGDNPQRLEKALREALERAEVVITTGGLGPTEDDLTKETVALVAEAPLEEHADSMARLREYFGTRPMSANQAKQAMLPRGSVAFPNLAGTAPGCATPAGEGRWVLMLPGPPSELLPMLHDSAVPFLRSMSGSVISSFMVKTFGIGEGVAALRIAGLTGGANPTAATYAGDAEMFVRVTAKAQDAAAAEALAAPMVAEVRKLLGHFVYGVNVAGLEAVAVQELARQGKTLATAESCTGGLLAKRITDQPGASDVFGYGMVTYANEAKERLLGVPHDMLCAHGAVSPEVARAMAQGVREHSGADYGIGITGVAGPGGGTPQKPVGLVYIALSDAEHVWLRVMRPQGRYLGREWTRRLASSHALDMLRRRLADLPVEDQWSLGQA; from the coding sequence ATGAAGGCGGAAATAATATCGGTCGGCACAGAACTCCTGCTGGGCCATACGGTCAATACGGATGCGACACATGTGGCGCGGGAGCTTTCCGCACTGGGGATGGATCTTTTGCAGGTGCATACCGTGGGCGACAATCCGCAACGGCTCGAGAAAGCTCTGCGCGAGGCGCTGGAACGCGCGGAGGTGGTCATCACCACCGGCGGCCTAGGCCCAACGGAAGACGATCTGACCAAGGAAACTGTAGCTCTGGTGGCCGAAGCGCCGCTTGAGGAACATGCGGACAGCATGGCGCGGCTGCGGGAATATTTTGGCACGCGCCCCATGTCGGCCAATCAGGCCAAGCAGGCCATGTTGCCGCGCGGATCCGTGGCTTTTCCCAATCTGGCGGGTACCGCCCCCGGCTGCGCCACGCCTGCGGGCGAGGGGCGCTGGGTGCTCATGCTGCCTGGGCCGCCATCCGAACTGCTGCCCATGCTGCACGACAGCGCCGTGCCCTTTTTGCGGAGCATGAGCGGGTCGGTCATTTCATCGTTCATGGTAAAGACCTTTGGCATAGGCGAGGGCGTGGCTGCCTTGCGCATTGCGGGGCTGACTGGCGGGGCCAATCCCACGGCGGCAACTTATGCGGGCGATGCGGAAATGTTCGTGCGGGTAACAGCCAAGGCGCAGGATGCCGCCGCTGCCGAGGCTCTGGCTGCCCCCATGGTGGCGGAGGTGCGCAAGCTGCTGGGGCACTTTGTGTACGGCGTGAATGTTGCGGGGCTGGAGGCAGTGGCTGTGCAGGAGCTGGCGCGTCAGGGCAAAACCCTTGCCACTGCGGAATCCTGCACCGGTGGCCTGCTTGCCAAGCGCATCACTGACCAGCCCGGTGCATCGGATGTTTTTGGTTACGGCATGGTAACCTATGCCAACGAAGCCAAGGAACGGCTGCTCGGCGTGCCGCACGATATGCTGTGCGCGCACGGGGCTGTCAGCCCGGAGGTGGCGCGGGCCATGGCCCAGGGCGTGCGCGAGCACAGCGGCGCTGATTACGGCATTGGCATCACCGGCGTGGCTGGCCCTGGCGGCGGTACCCCGCAAAAGCCTGTGGGTCTTGTATATATTGCCCTGAGCGATGCGGAGCATGTCTGGCTGCGCGTCATGCGCCCGCAGGGACGTTATCTGGGCCGCGAATGGACGCGCCGCCTTGCCTCAAGCCATGCGCTGGACATGCTGCGCCGCCGTCTTGCCGATCTGCCGGTGGAAGATCAGTGGAGTCTGGGTCAGGCCTAG
- a CDS encoding bifunctional metallophosphatase/5'-nucleotidase translates to MASFLLRFRFSALALFLWASLLAGFSLVSLPCHAQEKAGLELLLLHTNDLHSYLAGRDAHGNACLKSEGCTGGFARLATAMKRARAEHDNVLAVDAGDQFQGTLFFTANKWPMLADINSLMPYDAMTLGNHEFDDGCEATAGFVRAQPYPVLAANLDARPGCPLRGTPFRPWIIKEVRGVKVGIVGLANPSVRTLSAACPETWFYKSETTLKMAVAELEKQGVRHIIAVTHLGLPKDLELARKVDGVDIIVGGHTHDYLGPKSSKGPYPIVEHSPSGKTVLVVTAGALAKYLGQLDVTFDAQGVPVRWQGEALPLDASIPPDPDVEAKIAQYAQKLEAFTSVTVGQNNLNAPDGLHQCRIGECLSGLIATDSMLDYGRAYGAQAAIINGGGLRAPLRQGALNLGDMLAVLPFGNKVIIRDFTGEQLLAALEHGVADNKGVGSPVLHTAGLRYVYNPALPSGKRIVRAELLDADGTAHALDPAARYRVVLVDYLERRGDGYAMLAKGSPVEAPDPVDVDVLAAYIKKFSPLTALPPDRLIRQTN, encoded by the coding sequence ATGGCGTCATTCCTGTTGCGATTCCGTTTTTCCGCACTGGCTCTGTTTTTGTGGGCCAGCCTGCTTGCAGGCTTTTCGCTGGTTTCCCTGCCCTGCCATGCGCAGGAAAAGGCGGGCCTCGAGCTGCTCTTGCTGCACACCAACGACCTGCACTCCTACCTTGCGGGCAGGGATGCCCACGGCAACGCCTGCCTGAAATCCGAGGGCTGCACGGGCGGCTTTGCCCGCCTTGCCACAGCCATGAAGCGCGCCCGCGCGGAGCACGACAACGTGCTGGCCGTGGACGCTGGCGACCAGTTTCAGGGCACCCTGTTTTTTACCGCCAACAAATGGCCCATGCTGGCCGACATCAACAGCCTGATGCCCTATGACGCCATGACGCTGGGCAATCACGAATTTGACGATGGCTGCGAGGCCACAGCCGGATTTGTACGGGCGCAGCCCTACCCGGTGCTGGCCGCCAATCTGGATGCCCGCCCCGGCTGCCCTCTGCGCGGAACACCCTTCCGCCCATGGATCATCAAGGAGGTGCGCGGGGTCAAGGTGGGCATTGTGGGGCTTGCCAACCCCAGCGTGCGCACGCTTTCTGCGGCCTGCCCCGAAACGTGGTTCTACAAGAGCGAAACAACGCTGAAAATGGCTGTGGCTGAGCTGGAAAAGCAGGGAGTGCGGCACATCATAGCCGTGACGCATCTTGGCCTGCCAAAGGATCTGGAACTGGCCCGCAAGGTGGACGGCGTGGATATCATTGTGGGCGGGCACACCCACGACTACCTTGGCCCCAAATCATCCAAGGGGCCGTACCCCATTGTGGAGCACTCGCCCTCGGGCAAGACTGTTCTGGTGGTCACTGCCGGGGCGCTTGCCAAGTATCTGGGCCAGCTCGACGTGACCTTTGACGCGCAGGGCGTCCCTGTGCGCTGGCAGGGCGAGGCCCTGCCGCTGGATGCCTCCATTCCGCCCGACCCGGATGTGGAAGCCAAGATCGCCCAGTATGCTCAAAAGCTGGAAGCCTTCACCTCCGTTACCGTGGGGCAGAACAACCTGAATGCGCCTGACGGCCTGCATCAGTGCCGCATAGGTGAATGCCTTTCCGGCCTGATCGCCACAGACTCCATGCTGGATTATGGCCGCGCCTATGGAGCGCAGGCCGCCATTATCAACGGCGGAGGCCTACGCGCTCCCCTGCGGCAAGGCGCGCTGAACCTTGGCGACATGCTGGCCGTGCTGCCCTTTGGCAACAAGGTCATCATCCGCGATTTCACAGGAGAACAACTGCTGGCCGCTCTGGAACACGGCGTGGCCGACAACAAGGGCGTTGGCTCCCCCGTCTTGCACACGGCGGGCCTGCGCTACGTGTATAATCCCGCCCTGCCCTCCGGCAAACGCATTGTGCGCGCAGAACTGCTGGACGCGGACGGAACCGCGCACGCCCTTGACCCTGCCGCCCGCTACCGGGTGGTTCTTGTGGATTATCTGGAACGCCGGGGCGATGGCTACGCCATGCTTGCCAAGGGATCGCCCGTGGAAGCCCCCGACCCGGTGGATGTGGACGTGCTGGCGGCATACATCAAAAAATTCAGCCCGCTGACAGCCTTGCCGCCTGACCGACTGATCCGCCAGACAAACTGA
- a CDS encoding symporter: MNSRDLIMVLSSLLSMAAGVFLPQAAEPLAAMPRLILIFMLYMSFLAVGMEALMRETRHMKGTLCFLVALRLAVLPLLCLAVFRLLMPQFALGAFLLGAAPVGVMAAVFSLMVGANTALILVANIATSLLLPASLPAVLSATDAALRLLGLEPLNMPAHLELGHMSLSLCVTILVPFAAAHITRIHLDGLRNLLLRWQFPLITVSIVISNIAIFSHYGDLLRQSPDLLLKSLGAASLLCLIMTLAAIPLARRMSRQVGMAFQISFGVINNVLVMIVCMEFFSATEAIMAAAYLAPLYVLLFYYRLCSRDKRQG, encoded by the coding sequence ATGAATTCCCGCGACCTTATCATGGTCCTTTCTTCGCTGCTTTCCATGGCGGCGGGCGTTTTTCTGCCCCAGGCGGCAGAGCCACTTGCCGCAATGCCGCGCCTTATTCTCATTTTCATGCTTTATATGAGTTTTCTGGCTGTGGGCATGGAAGCCCTGATGCGCGAAACACGCCACATGAAGGGCACGCTCTGTTTTCTGGTAGCCTTGCGGCTTGCGGTGTTGCCGCTGCTGTGCCTTGCGGTTTTCCGCCTGCTCATGCCCCAGTTTGCGCTGGGGGCCTTTCTGCTTGGCGCAGCGCCCGTGGGGGTCATGGCCGCTGTTTTTTCGCTCATGGTGGGGGCCAATACGGCGCTTATTCTTGTGGCCAACATCGCCACGTCCCTGCTGCTGCCCGCAAGCCTGCCCGCCGTGCTTTCCGCTACCGATGCCGCGCTACGCCTGCTGGGCCTTGAGCCGCTCAACATGCCTGCGCACCTGGAACTGGGGCACATGAGCCTGTCGCTCTGCGTGACCATTCTTGTGCCCTTTGCCGCCGCGCATATTACGCGCATTCACCTTGACGGGCTCCGCAACCTGCTTTTACGCTGGCAGTTCCCGCTCATAACCGTGTCCATCGTGATTTCCAACATTGCCATTTTCAGCCACTACGGCGATCTGCTGCGGCAATCGCCCGACCTGCTGCTCAAATCGCTGGGCGCAGCCTCCCTGCTCTGCCTCATCATGACGCTTGCCGCCATCCCCCTGGCCCGCCGCATGAGCAGGCAGGTGGGCATGGCCTTTCAGATTTCGTTCGGCGTTATCAACAATGTGCTGGTGATGATTGTCTGCATGGAATTTTTCAGCGCCACAGAGGCGATCATGGCCGCCGCCTATCTGGCCCCCCTGTACGTGCTGCTGTTTTATTACCGCCTGTGCAGCCGGGATAAAAGGCAGGGCTGA
- a CDS encoding cysteine hydrolase family protein — MQALIIIDIQNDYFPGGKMELCGSEAAANNAALLLKAFRKAGKPVFHVQHISLAPTATFFLPGTTGALIHGSVAPLSGEAVVEKHFPNSFRDTTLLGLLQAQNITDIAIAGMMTHMCVDTTTRAAFDLGFTCHLAHDACATRDLAHNGKTVSASHVQTAYMAALGQVFAQVRSTQELCAAIS; from the coding sequence ATGCAGGCTCTTATAATCATAGATATTCAGAACGATTACTTCCCCGGCGGCAAGATGGAACTTTGCGGCAGCGAGGCAGCGGCCAATAATGCCGCCCTGCTGCTCAAGGCCTTTCGCAAGGCTGGAAAACCCGTTTTTCATGTGCAGCATATTTCTCTTGCGCCCACTGCCACTTTTTTTCTGCCCGGCACCACAGGTGCGCTCATTCATGGCAGCGTTGCCCCCCTTTCGGGCGAAGCCGTAGTGGAAAAACACTTTCCCAATTCCTTCCGCGACACCACCCTGCTTGGCCTGCTTCAGGCGCAGAATATCACGGACATTGCCATAGCGGGCATGATGACCCACATGTGCGTGGATACCACCACACGCGCTGCCTTTGACCTTGGCTTCACCTGCCATCTTGCCCACGATGCCTGCGCCACCCGCGATCTTGCGCACAATGGCAAAACAGTAAGCGCCTCCCATGTGCAAACAGCCTACATGGCTGCCCTTGGGCAGGTATTCGCTCAGGTGCGCAGCACGCAGGAACTGTGCGCGGCCATCAGCTAG
- a CDS encoding FmdE family protein, whose amino-acid sequence MPLGAAILPAHPTLPSAHGGQHDGMSMNIGAYTFSQFHGIAEEFHGCAAPGLLIGGYMVELAKGMLPEGTLFEALAETSKCLPDAVQLLSLCSTGNKRLHVRDLGLYAVSLYDKKTGLGVRVSIDPAKLFAYPEIQGWFMKEKPKHAQDIVELERQIEEAGHSICKVQRVQVDKNFLGHGHMGTIGICPRCGEAYPLDHGPQCLGCQGQAPYTTLDPES is encoded by the coding sequence TTGCCTCTTGGCGCAGCCATCCTGCCTGCGCATCCCACCTTACCTTCCGCACACGGCGGGCAGCACGACGGAATGTCCATGAATATCGGCGCGTATACGTTTTCGCAATTCCACGGGATCGCAGAGGAGTTTCACGGTTGCGCGGCTCCTGGCCTGCTTATCGGTGGCTATATGGTCGAGCTTGCCAAGGGTATGCTGCCCGAAGGAACCCTTTTTGAAGCACTGGCGGAAACCAGCAAATGCCTGCCGGACGCGGTGCAGCTGCTCAGCCTGTGCAGCACGGGCAACAAACGGTTGCATGTGCGCGACCTGGGGCTTTACGCGGTTTCGCTGTACGACAAAAAAACAGGCCTGGGCGTGCGCGTGAGCATAGACCCGGCAAAACTCTTCGCCTATCCGGAAATCCAGGGCTGGTTCATGAAGGAAAAGCCCAAGCATGCGCAGGATATCGTGGAGTTAGAACGGCAAATTGAAGAAGCCGGGCACAGTATCTGTAAGGTGCAGCGCGTGCAGGTGGACAAGAATTTTCTGGGGCATGGGCACATGGGCACCATCGGCATTTGCCCCCGCTGCGGCGAGGCCTATCCTCTGGATCATGGCCCGCAGTGCCTTGGTTGCCAAGGGCAGGCCCCTTACACAACGCTTGATCCTGAAAGCTGA
- a CDS encoding cytochrome c, translating to MQQWTDLFLNKPLPEGWMQGLLFITFGLHLLFVLLMLGTAILSLLFFLRDLLRQPSPDQHWNEHVAHSHMGLKSLAVVLGVGPLLLMQISHPHAFFTVTGLFSYAWLAIIPLLITAFLLFDGFAHKIGTSAWLALICGLVGVAALMTVPAIFTGALTLMERPAEWADFAASGFRFDAQWMPHWVLRYLHVMGAAVAFGAAFHLFFSARNEKQKAPLLRKWLLGALMAQAVIGLALLATILPQLSVPVLSFISLGALALGAAVWILRPESSTADYRLLALLPLIFVSMLLARQLMQNEALAPGQAEATAQREQRVRELAPFSQKALDAFAVKLRTVYDNGDTIYDGACEPCHGLTGRGDGPEASRLRIPATDLTTMRTDRDYVYEMVRDGTPGTGMPYFRMFDREKLESLLDAMGKRFGMYAATPPPPRDISPVSLEVWIGTCAKCHAANGSGSPSGRAMQPPPPDFRRSSLTHEQALKIITEGYPGTGMPGYRNQPQTVREDLAIICNSFRAAHNKSEK from the coding sequence ATGCAGCAGTGGACAGACCTGTTTCTCAACAAACCATTGCCCGAAGGCTGGATGCAGGGGTTGCTCTTCATCACTTTTGGCCTGCATCTGCTCTTCGTGCTGCTCATGCTTGGCACGGCCATCCTGAGTCTGCTGTTCTTTCTGCGTGATCTGCTGCGTCAGCCCTCGCCAGATCAGCACTGGAACGAGCACGTGGCCCACTCGCACATGGGCCTCAAAAGCCTGGCCGTGGTGCTGGGCGTTGGCCCGCTGCTGCTCATGCAGATAAGTCATCCGCATGCCTTTTTTACGGTTACGGGGCTTTTTTCGTATGCGTGGCTGGCGATTATTCCGCTGCTGATCACGGCATTTCTGCTGTTTGACGGCTTTGCGCACAAAATTGGCACCAGCGCATGGCTGGCCCTCATCTGCGGACTGGTGGGCGTTGCGGCCCTCATGACTGTGCCCGCCATCTTTACCGGGGCGCTGACCCTCATGGAACGCCCTGCGGAGTGGGCCGACTTTGCCGCCAGCGGCTTCCGCTTTGATGCGCAGTGGATGCCGCACTGGGTGCTGCGCTACCTGCACGTGATGGGCGCGGCTGTGGCCTTTGGCGCGGCTTTTCACCTGTTTTTCTCCGCCAGAAATGAAAAACAGAAGGCCCCTCTGCTGCGCAAGTGGCTGCTTGGCGCTCTGATGGCTCAGGCCGTCATAGGGCTGGCCCTGCTGGCAACCATTTTGCCGCAACTGTCCGTTCCGGTGTTGTCGTTCATAAGCCTTGGCGCACTGGCCCTTGGCGCTGCGGTCTGGATTCTGAGGCCGGAATCGTCAACCGCCGATTACCGCTTGCTGGCCTTGCTGCCCCTTATCTTCGTCTCCATGCTGCTGGCCCGCCAGCTCATGCAGAACGAGGCGCTGGCCCCCGGGCAGGCGGAAGCTACGGCCCAACGCGAACAGCGCGTTCGGGAACTGGCCCCCTTCAGCCAGAAGGCTCTGGATGCCTTTGCCGTCAAACTGCGCACCGTGTACGACAATGGCGACACCATCTATGACGGCGCTTGCGAGCCGTGCCACGGCCTCACCGGACGCGGCGACGGGCCGGAAGCCTCACGGCTGCGCATCCCCGCCACAGACCTGACCACCATGCGCACAGACCGGGATTACGTGTATGAAATGGTGCGCGACGGCACCCCCGGTACAGGCATGCCTTATTTTCGCATGTTCGACCGTGAAAAGCTGGAGAGCCTGCTGGACGCCATGGGCAAGCGCTTTGGCATGTACGCGGCCACGCCGCCCCCCCCCCGCGATATCAGCCCTGTTTCGCTTGAAGTATGGATAGGTACCTGCGCCAAATGCCATGCGGCCAACGGCAGCGGCAGCCCCTCGGGGCGGGCCATGCAGCCCCCGCCCCCCGATTTTAGGCGCAGCAGCCTGACCCATGAGCAGGCCCTGAAAATCATTACTGAGGGCTATCCCGGAACAGGCATGCCCGGCTACCGGAATCAGCCTCAGACTGTGCGCGAAGACCTCGCCATCATCTGCAACAGTTTCCGCGCCGCGCATAACAAGAGCGAAAAATAG
- the crcB gene encoding fluoride efflux transporter CrcB translates to MVKNVLVITLGAGAGACLRWVLSMLLNSIFPAIPLGTVAANFLGGFGIGLSLGVFNSLPGLAPEWRLLVITGFLGGLTTFSTFTAEIGTLLQEQRIGMAAGAIALHVCGSLICFFMGLGAVSLLKSLFR, encoded by the coding sequence ATGGTCAAAAACGTTCTTGTCATCACATTGGGGGCCGGGGCCGGGGCCTGCCTTCGCTGGGTGCTTTCAATGCTGCTCAATTCCATCTTTCCGGCTATCCCGCTTGGTACGGTGGCCGCCAATTTCCTCGGCGGGTTCGGCATCGGGCTTTCGCTGGGCGTGTTCAACTCGCTGCCCGGTCTGGCCCCCGAATGGCGGCTGCTTGTCATCACTGGTTTTCTGGGCGGCCTCACCACCTTTTCCACCTTCACGGCAGAGATCGGCACCCTGCTGCAGGAACAACGCATAGGCATGGCCGCCGGGGCCATAGCCCTGCACGTCTGCGGCTCGCTGATCTGTTTTTTCATGGGCCTTGGCGCAGTTTCGCTTCTCAAATCCCTCTTTCGTTAG
- a CDS encoding cytochrome ubiquinol oxidase subunit I produces MNFPILHIPVVGDGMTIALNAVLHVYISHGLAIGLMTMLVIFQTLTWKGKGAFWADIARRLLGPLVVITTSVGAVTGVGIWILTGSLAPEGIGALIHLFFWPWFIEWFAFTAEVILLLCYYYQWDRLITRKPGTLAAIGWGYVGASFISAVLITGILGFMLTPQGWPWARSFTEAYFNPTFVPQCFLRVSGGMALGILLLMSWIAWRFKGTAEERGRALRVCGTALLLSLVVTAAATYVYFMRVPQTYLTHWKFSVATSYLSQMPDFLPAVNAVAALVLLLTALAAMARSRLACRLLCFPALIMSLCFVMEFERVREFIRGPYLMPGYMHASQITLVESEALAAQNAPLLPRLRWVNTSGNLSPATQAARTLFAANCGVCHAESGINGIDQRLAGRSADGINAMLGITQRLAPYMTPFVGSEQERAMLTEYLFQLSSNYSRRAQQAAREK; encoded by the coding sequence ATGAACTTTCCCATCCTGCATATTCCTGTGGTGGGCGACGGCATGACCATTGCCCTCAATGCGGTGCTGCACGTTTATATCAGCCACGGCCTGGCCATAGGCCTCATGACCATGCTGGTGATCTTTCAAACCCTCACATGGAAGGGCAAGGGCGCGTTCTGGGCCGACATTGCCCGTCGGTTGCTGGGGCCGCTGGTGGTAATTACCACCTCTGTGGGCGCGGTCACAGGCGTGGGCATCTGGATTCTGACCGGGAGCCTCGCGCCGGAAGGCATCGGCGCGCTCATCCACCTGTTTTTCTGGCCATGGTTTATTGAGTGGTTCGCCTTCACCGCCGAAGTCATTTTGCTGCTCTGCTACTACTACCAGTGGGATCGGCTGATAACGCGCAAACCCGGCACCCTGGCCGCCATTGGCTGGGGCTATGTGGGGGCGTCCTTTATCTCTGCGGTTCTTATCACCGGCATTCTGGGCTTCATGCTCACCCCGCAAGGCTGGCCGTGGGCCAGAAGCTTTACCGAGGCCTATTTCAACCCCACATTTGTGCCGCAGTGCTTTTTACGTGTCAGCGGCGGCATGGCGCTGGGCATACTGTTGCTCATGAGTTGGATTGCCTGGCGCTTCAAGGGCACTGCAGAGGAACGCGGCAGAGCCTTACGGGTCTGCGGAACGGCGTTGCTGCTCTCTCTGGTTGTGACGGCAGCGGCGACCTACGTGTATTTTATGCGGGTGCCGCAAACCTACCTCACGCACTGGAAATTCTCGGTCGCCACATCCTACCTCTCGCAAATGCCGGACTTTCTGCCAGCGGTCAACGCGGTTGCCGCGCTTGTGCTCCTGCTGACAGCCCTGGCGGCAATGGCGCGCTCACGGCTTGCATGTCGCTTGCTGTGCTTCCCGGCCCTGATCATGAGCCTGTGCTTTGTCATGGAATTTGAGCGCGTGCGCGAATTTATTCGCGGCCCGTACCTGATGCCGGGCTATATGCACGCCAGCCAGATAACCCTTGTGGAAAGCGAGGCGCTGGCAGCCCAGAACGCCCCCCTGTTGCCCCGGCTGCGCTGGGTCAACACCAGCGGCAATCTGTCCCCGGCAACCCAGGCCGCCAGAACGCTTTTTGCGGCCAATTGCGGCGTATGCCACGCGGAAAGCGGCATCAACGGCATTGATCAACGCCTTGCGGGACGCTCGGCAGACGGCATCAACGCCATGCTGGGCATTACGCAGAGGCTGGCCCCCTACATGACGCCCTTTGTGGGTTCGGAGCAGGAACGCGCCATGCTCACGGAATATTTGTTCCAGCTTTCCTCCAACTATTCCCGCCGCGCCCAACAAGCCGCCAGGGAGAAGTAG
- a CDS encoding DUF190 domain-containing protein, with product MNGYRLTFYTQQGRSHGHMSIAEWLLKEAKAIGVEGATFAAAQGGYGRDGKYHSARFFDVGEQPMEVTMAVSPEHSEQLFARIEQENLQIFYMKIPVEFGITCSGKNQPA from the coding sequence ATGAACGGCTACAGACTGACATTTTATACGCAGCAGGGGCGCTCGCACGGGCACATGAGCATTGCGGAATGGCTGCTCAAGGAAGCAAAGGCCATTGGCGTTGAGGGCGCGACCTTTGCCGCAGCGCAAGGCGGCTACGGGCGCGACGGCAAATACCACAGCGCACGCTTTTTTGATGTGGGCGAGCAGCCCATGGAAGTGACCATGGCCGTGAGCCCGGAACACAGCGAGCAGCTTTTTGCCCGCATTGAGCAGGAAAATCTGCAGATATTCTACATGAAAATCCCTGTGGAATTCGGCATCACCTGCTCGGGGAAAAATCAGCCCGCCTGA